A genomic window from Carassius auratus strain Wakin chromosome 45, ASM336829v1, whole genome shotgun sequence includes:
- the LOC113062795 gene encoding NHS-like protein 1 isoform X1, with amino-acid sequence MPFPERTVEPQLVSRLRGRDGSEKSFTTPDGRRVRKPVLFSSLEEVCCHTLTGILHQLSDLSLHASDIFLGLETQAVLVTQRTSRIQVRLERLQLTVPKFDPKTIKIPVSNLDEEKKWTVHYTAPWHQQENVFLPGSRPACVEDLHRQAKVNLKTALRECDKLRKDGFRSSQYYSQGPAFSGSTNSQHEDEDIEDDDADKKSTASSGDYEKDSCQMKAQSPGELEGVEIDGQMSRSKAPPLPTPEEKMRQQARAVLTDIVPINVTGETFDRQASIRRSLINTDTLVRRPKKVKRRKTISGVPDSVQQELAVKGCGGELRPQSMFIPGQYSTLGRVINGNSTLRQSITKDSGCQTENVKIVPPSVRRIRAQKGQGIAAQMAGISTSATNISSASDGSSHGNSIGVMAPQFGNDIQRFHSLPRGARVSLNTEHLYSSTPSRQEDSTAKATQQIRKLQVDDTVVHIRNAPRVCTQARPKSQEVRGTQREWGSVSGPACVVSPHAAYSTSFIPNATLSCSAEVIALHTTSSPGQSPLAGSPYTKARALSMVSTVNSESTSSVGTGSHTPEAGMKDTCSETGQSDSSLHSHSTLAAGTLSSEEQWIYDTPENVLPKRTLSSSCSTPVNHLYSSLERSSKGTDSSSLYSVDNDGFYTSMHLDSGLRSRSQGSGHCHGIGGRTARHSMYECLGQQEDRNSLYSDRSLSRSISLRKPKKPPLPPARTDSLRRKPKKASSPTACIGQSDISNGTLLNESLIATLQQSLQNGLKGKGSSTSPSHSPCSDYEDSWMLRSRSQSSISAGSSGVSATGMAHVYSICHVTPSQSDTSSLRSDYADSWGYYMEYPRPSEDQTQSPCTNTLSAGQVIEIANAKSLHNGNQANHPPAQEGSNVCVKPRTGTSSPDRVHRLTSPSSGYSSQSNTPTAGTPVPSFMRCMSPSGKPKPRVPERKSSLLSSVSISSSSTSLSSNTSDSNRNNVPPPPPLPAGPVALVPFNPSSFSPSLPPSSPVCTIDQKCPPPSPPLPTTPHQQASMNPPFINSSPEFPPPPPPEVFTDPVLSSLNSSFSPPPPPPPPLPSFSTIPAYSPPQNQHLPSLTPPTPSSACLKEMKGSLKPVNLERKPVSPHSEEPSQIGMPLITPFALQSVQLRPAKRPENNGVSQLARPQTPEKSQKTGHPTVPQGILCIPPNLRPSSPQKKLSMQHSQGSHVEAKPDSVISHSEQTSFLTNGSIDLDEVKVTAEVDGLETALASPEKNTTPKKKPPVVSKKPKFSLIFSSVDHVSELPRSQNDANISTTTAENLDPTPVPEQEEKTTEKDSIDISAPPKEISPTDSVTQESSQIPRTIIPDADKGTSEEEGEERDDEDVTSSTGSSGSKDDESGEVFESSTLDVSQSPSINSDSCGDMVTPTRPRTTEDLFAVIHRSKRKVLGRKESEEDRSQGPLSPSVTPSGIAPALTSPVPRQTGSIQRSLRKSSTSSDTFKALLLKKGSRSETSFRMSAAEMLRSTDPRFHRAHSLDSSFDSSSPTGESPCSSPGRSKRTPDDWLRNDGMFSTSPSLIGSKYGRSRTPPSAASSKYNARSRILSSPMTVICERDGELTDSEEPCPVPPSNMPLPISKDSNSTLCEQSSS; translated from the exons AATGTGATAAACTGAGAAAAGACGGCTTCCGCAGCTCACAGTACTACTCACAGGGGCCCGCCTTCTCAGGCTCCACAAACTCCCAACATGAGGATGAGGATATCGAAGATGATGACGCTGATAAAAAG TCCACAGCATCTTCAGGAGATTACGAGAAAGACTCCTGCCAAATGAAAGCACAGAGTCCAGGGGAGTTGGAGGGGGTTGAGATTGATGGACAAATGTCACGGTCCAAAGCTCCACCCCTGCCCACTCCAGAAGAGAAGATGAGGCAGCAGGCTCGGGCTGTTCTCACAGATATTGTCCCCATCAATGTCACAG GGGAGACGTTTGACAGGCAGGCCAGCATCCGCCGCTCCCTTATAAACACTGACACTCTGGTCCGTCGGCCCAAGAAGGTTAAGCGGAGAAAGACTATTTCAGGGGTGCCTGACAGCGTCCAACAGGAACTAG CGGTGAAAGGATGTGGAGGAGAGCTTCGGCCACAGTCCATGTTCATCCCTGGACAGTATTCGACACTTGGGCGAGTCATAAATGGGAATTCAACTCTCCGTCAATCTATAACAAAGGACTCTGGCTGCCAGACTGAGAATGTGAAAATCGTCCCACCCTCTGTGAGGAGAATACGGGCTCAGAAAGGCCAAGGAATTGCAGCTCAGATGGCTGGCATTTCCACCTCTGCCACAAACATCTCTTCTGCTTCTGATGGGAGCTCCCATGGAAATTCAATTGGTGTAATGGCTCCACAGTTTGGCAATGATATCCAACGTTTTCACAGCTTGCCACGAGGTGCACGAGTCTCTCTTAACACAGAGCACCTTTACAGTAGCACCCCTTCCAGGCAAGAAGACTCCACTGCAAAAGCAACTCAGCAGATTAGAAAATTACAAGTAGATGATACTGTGGTGCACATAAGGAATGCCCCCAGGGTATGCACCCAAGCACGGCCAAAATCTCAGGAGGTGAGAGGTACTCAAAGGGAGTGGGGATCTGTCTCGGGTCCAGCCTGTGTAGTTTCTCCACATGCAGCCTACTCAACCTCCTTTATACCAAATGCTACTCTGTCATGTTCTGCTGAGGTTATTGCACTTCACACCACATCAAGCCCTGGCCAGAGCCCACTTGCTGGGTCACCGTACACTAAAGCTAGAGCTCTTAGCATGGTCTCAACTGTCAACAGTGAGAGCACCAGTAGTGTGGGCACAGGATCACACACACCAGAAGCAGGCATGAAGGATACCTGCAGTGAGACTGGCCAGTCTGATAGCAGTTTACACAGCCACAGCACCCTTGCCGCAGGAACATTGTCTTCAGAAGAGCAATGGATTTATGACACTCCTGAGAATGTCTTGCCCAAAAGGACGCTATCTTCAAGCTGCTCAACACCCGTAAATCATCTCTATAGTAGCCTTGAACGCTCCTCAAAAGGCACGGACTCTAGTTCGCTCTACTCAGTGGACAATGATGGCTTCTACACTTCCATGCATCTGGATTCAGGCCTAAGGTCAAGGAGCCAGGGTAGCGGCCATTGTCATGGCATAGGAGGAAGAACGGCAAGACACAGTATGTATGAGTGCCTGGGTCAGCAAGAAGACCGAAACAGCTTGTACAGTGACCGTTCACTGTCACGTTCCATTTCTCTACGCAAGCCCAAGAAACCACCTCTTCCACCAGCACGCACAGACTCTCTACGACGAAAGCCTAAGAAAGCCAGTTCACCCACTGCCTGTATTGGACAGTCAGATATTAGCAATGGTACACTTCTCAATGAGTCATTGATTGCAACGCTCCAACAGTCACTTCAGAATGGGCTGAAAGGCAAAGGGTCCTCCACCTCACCGTCTCACAGTCCTTGTAGTGACTATGAGGACTCCTGGATGCTCCGTTCCAGGAGTCAGAGCAGCATCAGTGCAGGCAGCAGTGGTGTATCAGCTACAGGGATGGCTCATGTGTACTCCATTTGTCATGTCACACCTTCTCAAAGTGACACTAGTAGCCTCCGTTCTGATTATGCAGACTCCTGGGGCTACTACATGGAGTACCCTCGTCCATCTGAAGATCAGACACAGTCACCGTGCACCAATACACTTTCAGCTGGACAAGTGATTGAGATAGCAAATGCAAAAAGCCTCCACAATGGTAACCAGGCTAATCATCCTCCTGCTCAAGAAGgaagtaatgtgtgtgtgaagcCCAGAACAGGCACCTCATCACCAGATCGGGTACACCGGTTGACTTCTCCATCAAGTGGATACTCGAGTCAATCCAACACTCCAACAGCAGGCACTCCTGTTCCCTCCTTCATGAGATGCATGTCCCCATCAGGCAAGCCCAAACCCAGAGTGCCTGAAAGAAAATCATCCTTGCTTTCATCTGTATCCATATCATCTTCTTCCACTTCTCTTTCCTCCAACACCTCTGATTCCAACAGGAACAATGtacctcctccacctcctcttcCAGCTGGCCCTGTGGCTCTTGTACCTTTTAATCCTTCATCCTTTTCTCCTTCCCTTCCACCCTCCAGCCCTGTGTGCACTATAGACCAGAAATGTCCTCCTCCGTCACCTCCTTTACCCACAACCCCCCATCAACAAGCATCAATGAACCCTCCTTTCATCAATTCCTCCCCTGAATTTCCACCGCCTCCACCTCCAGAGGTGTTTACTGACCCTGTTTTGTCTAGCCTCAATAGTTCTTTCAgtcctccaccacctcctccaccaCCGCTGCCTTCTTTTTCTACCATCCCTGCTTATTCACCACCCCAAAATCAACACCTACCTAGCTTGACACCACCTACACCTTCCTCTGCTTGCTTAAAGGAAATGAAAGGTAGCCTAAAACCAGTGAACCTAGAAAGAAAACCAGTGTCCCCGCATTCTGAGGAGCCTAGTCAGATTGGCATGCCTCTCATCACCCCTTTTGCCCTTCAGAGTGTGCAGCTTCGGCCAGCAAAACGGCCTGAAAACAATGGAGTTAGCCAGTTAGCCAGACCCCAAACCCCAGAGAAGTCTCAAAAAACAGGGCACCCCACAGTTCCTCAGGGCATCCTTTGCATACCTCCAAATTTAAGGCCATCATCTCCACAGAAAAAACTCTCCATGCAGCACAGTCAGGGTAGCCATGTTGAAGCAAAACCTGACAGTGTAATATCACATTCTGAACAGACATCCTTCCTTACAAATGGTTCCATTGATCTTGATGAGGTTAAGGTCACAGCTGAAGTAGATGGTCTTGAGACTGCCCTGGCATCACCCGAGAAGAACACTACACCCAAGAAGAAGCCTCCTGTGGTCTCCAAAAAGCCCAAGTTTTCTCTCATCTTTTCCTCAGTGGATCATGTCAGTGAATTGCCGAGGTCTCAGAATGACGCTAACATCTCTACTACTACAGCTGAAAATCTGGACCCCACACCTGTGCCAGAACAGGAAGAAAAGACAACTGAGAAGGATAGCATTGACATTTCTGCACCTCCTAAGGAGATTTCTCCCACAGATAGTGTAACTCAAGAGTCCTCCCAGATTCCTCGTACCATCATTCCTGATGCAGACAAGGGCACCTCTGAAGAAGAGGGTGAAGAAAGAGATGATGAAGATGTAACCAGCAGCACAGGATCTTCTGGCTCTAAAGATGATGAAAGTG GTGAGGTGTTTGAGTCCAGCACATTGGACGTCTCTCAGTCTCCCAGCATCAACAGCGACAGCTGTGGGGACATGGTGACCCCCACACGGCCCCGCACCACAGAGGACCTCTTTGCTGTCATTCACAG GTCAAAGCGGAAGGTTCTAGGGCGCAAGGAATCTGAAGAGGACCGTTCACAAGGTCCTTTATCCCCATCAGTCACCCCTTCAGGAATAGCCCCCGCCTTAACGTCCCCTGTGCCACGGCAAACGGGCTCCATCCAGCGCAGCCTGCGCAAATCCTCGACCAGCAGCGACACCTTCAAGGCCCTCCTGCTAAAGAAAGGCAGTCGCTCTGAGACCAGCTTCCGCATGTCTGCTGCAGAGATGCTGCGCAGCACCGACCCCAGATTTCACAGGGCTCACTCCCTCGACTCCTCATTTGATTCATCATCTCCAACAGGTGAGAGTCCCTGCTCTTCACCGGGCCGGAGCAAGAGGACGCCCGACGACTGGCTGCGCAATGACGGAATGTTCTCAACGTCCCCATCGTTAATCGGTTCCAAGTACGGCCGATCTCGCACGCCACCCTCCGCCGCCAGCAGCAAGTATAACGCCCGCAGCCGGATCCTCAGCAGCCCCATGACTGTTATTTGCGAGAGGGATGGAGAACTCACAGACTCTGAAGAACCATGCCCTGTTCCTCCTTCAAACATGCCCCTTCCCATTTCTAAAGACTCTAACAGCACTTTATGTGAGCAGAGCAGCAGCTAA
- the LOC113062795 gene encoding NHS-like protein 1 isoform X5: MPVKGISFWSYRKRRSPYSAVSNLDEEKKWTVHYTAPWHQQENVFLPGSRPACVEDLHRQAKVNLKTALRECDKLRKDGFRSSQYYSQGPAFSGSTNSQHEDEDIEDDDADKKSTASSGDYEKDSCQMKAQSPGELEGVEIDGQMSRSKAPPLPTPEEKMRQQARAVLTDIVPINVTGETFDRQASIRRSLINTDTLVRRPKKVKRRKTISGVPDSVQQELAVKGCGGELRPQSMFIPGQYSTLGRVINGNSTLRQSITKDSGCQTENVKIVPPSVRRIRAQKGQGIAAQMAGISTSATNISSASDGSSHGNSIGVMAPQFGNDIQRFHSLPRGARVSLNTEHLYSSTPSRQEDSTAKATQQIRKLQVDDTVVHIRNAPRVCTQARPKSQEVRGTQREWGSVSGPACVVSPHAAYSTSFIPNATLSCSAEVIALHTTSSPGQSPLAGSPYTKARALSMVSTVNSESTSSVGTGSHTPEAGMKDTCSETGQSDSSLHSHSTLAAGTLSSEEQWIYDTPENVLPKRTLSSSCSTPVNHLYSSLERSSKGTDSSSLYSVDNDGFYTSMHLDSGLRSRSQGSGHCHGIGGRTARHSMYECLGQQEDRNSLYSDRSLSRSISLRKPKKPPLPPARTDSLRRKPKKASSPTACIGQSDISNGTLLNESLIATLQQSLQNGLKGKGSSTSPSHSPCSDYEDSWMLRSRSQSSISAGSSGVSATGMAHVYSICHVTPSQSDTSSLRSDYADSWGYYMEYPRPSEDQTQSPCTNTLSAGQVIEIANAKSLHNGNQANHPPAQEGSNVCVKPRTGTSSPDRVHRLTSPSSGYSSQSNTPTAGTPVPSFMRCMSPSGKPKPRVPERKSSLLSSVSISSSSTSLSSNTSDSNRNNVPPPPPLPAGPVALVPFNPSSFSPSLPPSSPVCTIDQKCPPPSPPLPTTPHQQASMNPPFINSSPEFPPPPPPEVFTDPVLSSLNSSFSPPPPPPPPLPSFSTIPAYSPPQNQHLPSLTPPTPSSACLKEMKGSLKPVNLERKPVSPHSEEPSQIGMPLITPFALQSVQLRPAKRPENNGVSQLARPQTPEKSQKTGHPTVPQGILCIPPNLRPSSPQKKLSMQHSQGSHVEAKPDSVISHSEQTSFLTNGSIDLDEVKVTAEVDGLETALASPEKNTTPKKKPPVVSKKPKFSLIFSSVDHVSELPRSQNDANISTTTAENLDPTPVPEQEEKTTEKDSIDISAPPKEISPTDSVTQESSQIPRTIIPDADKGTSEEEGEERDDEDVTSSTGSSGSKDDESGEVFESSTLDVSQSPSINSDSCGDMVTPTRPRTTEDLFAVIHRSKRKVLGRKESEEDRSQGPLSPSVTPSGIAPALTSPVPRQTGSIQRSLRKSSTSSDTFKALLLKKGSRSETSFRMSAAEMLRSTDPRFHRAHSLDSSFDSSSPTGESPCSSPGRSKRTPDDWLRNDGMFSTSPSLIGSKYGRSRTPPSAASSKYNARSRILSSPMTVICERDGELTDSEEPCPVPPSNMPLPISKDSNSTLCEQSSS, encoded by the exons AATGTGATAAACTGAGAAAAGACGGCTTCCGCAGCTCACAGTACTACTCACAGGGGCCCGCCTTCTCAGGCTCCACAAACTCCCAACATGAGGATGAGGATATCGAAGATGATGACGCTGATAAAAAG TCCACAGCATCTTCAGGAGATTACGAGAAAGACTCCTGCCAAATGAAAGCACAGAGTCCAGGGGAGTTGGAGGGGGTTGAGATTGATGGACAAATGTCACGGTCCAAAGCTCCACCCCTGCCCACTCCAGAAGAGAAGATGAGGCAGCAGGCTCGGGCTGTTCTCACAGATATTGTCCCCATCAATGTCACAG GGGAGACGTTTGACAGGCAGGCCAGCATCCGCCGCTCCCTTATAAACACTGACACTCTGGTCCGTCGGCCCAAGAAGGTTAAGCGGAGAAAGACTATTTCAGGGGTGCCTGACAGCGTCCAACAGGAACTAG CGGTGAAAGGATGTGGAGGAGAGCTTCGGCCACAGTCCATGTTCATCCCTGGACAGTATTCGACACTTGGGCGAGTCATAAATGGGAATTCAACTCTCCGTCAATCTATAACAAAGGACTCTGGCTGCCAGACTGAGAATGTGAAAATCGTCCCACCCTCTGTGAGGAGAATACGGGCTCAGAAAGGCCAAGGAATTGCAGCTCAGATGGCTGGCATTTCCACCTCTGCCACAAACATCTCTTCTGCTTCTGATGGGAGCTCCCATGGAAATTCAATTGGTGTAATGGCTCCACAGTTTGGCAATGATATCCAACGTTTTCACAGCTTGCCACGAGGTGCACGAGTCTCTCTTAACACAGAGCACCTTTACAGTAGCACCCCTTCCAGGCAAGAAGACTCCACTGCAAAAGCAACTCAGCAGATTAGAAAATTACAAGTAGATGATACTGTGGTGCACATAAGGAATGCCCCCAGGGTATGCACCCAAGCACGGCCAAAATCTCAGGAGGTGAGAGGTACTCAAAGGGAGTGGGGATCTGTCTCGGGTCCAGCCTGTGTAGTTTCTCCACATGCAGCCTACTCAACCTCCTTTATACCAAATGCTACTCTGTCATGTTCTGCTGAGGTTATTGCACTTCACACCACATCAAGCCCTGGCCAGAGCCCACTTGCTGGGTCACCGTACACTAAAGCTAGAGCTCTTAGCATGGTCTCAACTGTCAACAGTGAGAGCACCAGTAGTGTGGGCACAGGATCACACACACCAGAAGCAGGCATGAAGGATACCTGCAGTGAGACTGGCCAGTCTGATAGCAGTTTACACAGCCACAGCACCCTTGCCGCAGGAACATTGTCTTCAGAAGAGCAATGGATTTATGACACTCCTGAGAATGTCTTGCCCAAAAGGACGCTATCTTCAAGCTGCTCAACACCCGTAAATCATCTCTATAGTAGCCTTGAACGCTCCTCAAAAGGCACGGACTCTAGTTCGCTCTACTCAGTGGACAATGATGGCTTCTACACTTCCATGCATCTGGATTCAGGCCTAAGGTCAAGGAGCCAGGGTAGCGGCCATTGTCATGGCATAGGAGGAAGAACGGCAAGACACAGTATGTATGAGTGCCTGGGTCAGCAAGAAGACCGAAACAGCTTGTACAGTGACCGTTCACTGTCACGTTCCATTTCTCTACGCAAGCCCAAGAAACCACCTCTTCCACCAGCACGCACAGACTCTCTACGACGAAAGCCTAAGAAAGCCAGTTCACCCACTGCCTGTATTGGACAGTCAGATATTAGCAATGGTACACTTCTCAATGAGTCATTGATTGCAACGCTCCAACAGTCACTTCAGAATGGGCTGAAAGGCAAAGGGTCCTCCACCTCACCGTCTCACAGTCCTTGTAGTGACTATGAGGACTCCTGGATGCTCCGTTCCAGGAGTCAGAGCAGCATCAGTGCAGGCAGCAGTGGTGTATCAGCTACAGGGATGGCTCATGTGTACTCCATTTGTCATGTCACACCTTCTCAAAGTGACACTAGTAGCCTCCGTTCTGATTATGCAGACTCCTGGGGCTACTACATGGAGTACCCTCGTCCATCTGAAGATCAGACACAGTCACCGTGCACCAATACACTTTCAGCTGGACAAGTGATTGAGATAGCAAATGCAAAAAGCCTCCACAATGGTAACCAGGCTAATCATCCTCCTGCTCAAGAAGgaagtaatgtgtgtgtgaagcCCAGAACAGGCACCTCATCACCAGATCGGGTACACCGGTTGACTTCTCCATCAAGTGGATACTCGAGTCAATCCAACACTCCAACAGCAGGCACTCCTGTTCCCTCCTTCATGAGATGCATGTCCCCATCAGGCAAGCCCAAACCCAGAGTGCCTGAAAGAAAATCATCCTTGCTTTCATCTGTATCCATATCATCTTCTTCCACTTCTCTTTCCTCCAACACCTCTGATTCCAACAGGAACAATGtacctcctccacctcctcttcCAGCTGGCCCTGTGGCTCTTGTACCTTTTAATCCTTCATCCTTTTCTCCTTCCCTTCCACCCTCCAGCCCTGTGTGCACTATAGACCAGAAATGTCCTCCTCCGTCACCTCCTTTACCCACAACCCCCCATCAACAAGCATCAATGAACCCTCCTTTCATCAATTCCTCCCCTGAATTTCCACCGCCTCCACCTCCAGAGGTGTTTACTGACCCTGTTTTGTCTAGCCTCAATAGTTCTTTCAgtcctccaccacctcctccaccaCCGCTGCCTTCTTTTTCTACCATCCCTGCTTATTCACCACCCCAAAATCAACACCTACCTAGCTTGACACCACCTACACCTTCCTCTGCTTGCTTAAAGGAAATGAAAGGTAGCCTAAAACCAGTGAACCTAGAAAGAAAACCAGTGTCCCCGCATTCTGAGGAGCCTAGTCAGATTGGCATGCCTCTCATCACCCCTTTTGCCCTTCAGAGTGTGCAGCTTCGGCCAGCAAAACGGCCTGAAAACAATGGAGTTAGCCAGTTAGCCAGACCCCAAACCCCAGAGAAGTCTCAAAAAACAGGGCACCCCACAGTTCCTCAGGGCATCCTTTGCATACCTCCAAATTTAAGGCCATCATCTCCACAGAAAAAACTCTCCATGCAGCACAGTCAGGGTAGCCATGTTGAAGCAAAACCTGACAGTGTAATATCACATTCTGAACAGACATCCTTCCTTACAAATGGTTCCATTGATCTTGATGAGGTTAAGGTCACAGCTGAAGTAGATGGTCTTGAGACTGCCCTGGCATCACCCGAGAAGAACACTACACCCAAGAAGAAGCCTCCTGTGGTCTCCAAAAAGCCCAAGTTTTCTCTCATCTTTTCCTCAGTGGATCATGTCAGTGAATTGCCGAGGTCTCAGAATGACGCTAACATCTCTACTACTACAGCTGAAAATCTGGACCCCACACCTGTGCCAGAACAGGAAGAAAAGACAACTGAGAAGGATAGCATTGACATTTCTGCACCTCCTAAGGAGATTTCTCCCACAGATAGTGTAACTCAAGAGTCCTCCCAGATTCCTCGTACCATCATTCCTGATGCAGACAAGGGCACCTCTGAAGAAGAGGGTGAAGAAAGAGATGATGAAGATGTAACCAGCAGCACAGGATCTTCTGGCTCTAAAGATGATGAAAGTG GTGAGGTGTTTGAGTCCAGCACATTGGACGTCTCTCAGTCTCCCAGCATCAACAGCGACAGCTGTGGGGACATGGTGACCCCCACACGGCCCCGCACCACAGAGGACCTCTTTGCTGTCATTCACAG GTCAAAGCGGAAGGTTCTAGGGCGCAAGGAATCTGAAGAGGACCGTTCACAAGGTCCTTTATCCCCATCAGTCACCCCTTCAGGAATAGCCCCCGCCTTAACGTCCCCTGTGCCACGGCAAACGGGCTCCATCCAGCGCAGCCTGCGCAAATCCTCGACCAGCAGCGACACCTTCAAGGCCCTCCTGCTAAAGAAAGGCAGTCGCTCTGAGACCAGCTTCCGCATGTCTGCTGCAGAGATGCTGCGCAGCACCGACCCCAGATTTCACAGGGCTCACTCCCTCGACTCCTCATTTGATTCATCATCTCCAACAGGTGAGAGTCCCTGCTCTTCACCGGGCCGGAGCAAGAGGACGCCCGACGACTGGCTGCGCAATGACGGAATGTTCTCAACGTCCCCATCGTTAATCGGTTCCAAGTACGGCCGATCTCGCACGCCACCCTCCGCCGCCAGCAGCAAGTATAACGCCCGCAGCCGGATCCTCAGCAGCCCCATGACTGTTATTTGCGAGAGGGATGGAGAACTCACAGACTCTGAAGAACCATGCCCTGTTCCTCCTTCAAACATGCCCCTTCCCATTTCTAAAGACTCTAACAGCACTTTATGTGAGCAGAGCAGCAGCTAA